In a single window of the Papaver somniferum cultivar HN1 chromosome 8, ASM357369v1, whole genome shotgun sequence genome:
- the LOC113305793 gene encoding uncharacterized protein LOC113305793: MELFTAAEDLKFFNPNQIIKEAVKIPAKSSPVKFFFITLTLILPLSLMQLLLETHSFILYYIFVDYFYGHEIDHSSPSYKQFIRTYSIHEFFYILSLFLFSILSTSAIVFTVASLYASKSVSFIPTLFAIPRIFKHLMITFFYVLLLMIVNYSAYYIPLYVLASTNINGALFWGVSIIFAVIYDLVHIYVTAQWHLASVISVLEANGYGLAAMKKSTQLLRGRTGIAFGLASLYLQATWTTEFVFEFTMESNLHFLVNLLLGFLCLFMLVAVNLTGLLVQSVFYYACKSHHNQVVDKKVLYDHLGSYDLGDKAVALNPSTGGTEMQSLVKDQERVGYQPVALNATTESIKMQRSVKDHDTGGDQNV, from the coding sequence ATGGAGCTCTTCACTGCAGCAGAAGATCTCAAATTCTTCAATCCAAATCAAATCATCAAGGAAGCAGTGAAGATCCCAGCCAAATCATCTCCAGTAAAATTCTTTTTCATTACCTTAACCCTCATTCTCCCACTTTCGTTGATGCAGTTATTACTTGAAACTCATAGTTTTATCCTCTACTACATCTTTGTCGATTACTTTTACGGTCATGAAATTGATCATTCGTCTCCTTCGTATAAACAATTCATCCGCACTTACTCCATCCATGAGTTCTTCTACATTCTTTCCCTCTTCCTCTTCTCTATTCTCTCTACCTCCGCTATTGTCTTCACAGTAGCTTCTCTCTATGCATCCAAGTCTGTCTCCTTTATCCCCACTCTCTTTGCAATCCCTCGCATATTTAAACATCTTATGATAACCTTCTTCTACGTCTTACTTCTGATGATAGTGAACTACTCGGCTTACTACATTCCTCTTTATGTCTTGGCTTCGACGAATATTAATGGAGCTCTGTTCTGGGGTGTTAGTATCATATTTGCTGTCATATACGATCTTGTTCATATCTATGTTACAGCGCAATGGCATTTAGCAAGTGTGATTTCTGTTCTTGAAGCAAATGGTTATGGCTTGGCAGCCATGAAGAAGAGTACACAACTCTTACGAGGGAGAACTGGTATCGCTTTCGGACTTGCAAGTTTATACTTGCAGGCTACATGGACAACTGAGTTTGTGTTCGAGTTTACAATGGAGTCTAATTTACATTTCTTGGTTAATCTTTTGTTGGGATTCCTGTGTTTGTTCATGTTGGTGGCAGTTAATCTCACAGGGCTGTTGGTTCAAAGCGTCTTCTACTATGCCTGTAAAAGTCATCACAATCAAGTGGTTGATAAGAAGGTTTTATATGATCATCTTGGTAGTTATGATCTCGGTGATAAGGCTGTAGCGTTGAATCCCAGTACTGGCGGTACGGAGATGCAAAGCTTGGTCAAAGATCAAGAGAGGGTAGGTTATCAGCCTGTTGCGTTGAATGCAACTACTGAAAGTATCAAGATGCAGAGATCAGTCAAAGATCATGACACGGGGGGAGACCAGAATGTTTAA
- the LOC113302120 gene encoding lon protease homolog 2, peroxisomal-like: MAESVELPSRLAILPFRNKVLLPGAIIRIRCTSPSSVKLVEQELWQREEKGLIGVLPVRDAAEGTSIGSVLSQGVVTDSGERTPKSPLATSDTHKLDGKNQPEVQWHTRGVAARALHLSRGVEKPSGRVTYIVVLEGLCRFSVQELSVRGTYHIAKISRLDMTKPEMDLAEQDPDLISLSRQFKATAMELISVLEQKQKTIGRTKVLLDTVPVHRLADIFVASFEISFEEQLSMLDSVDLKVRLSKATELVDRHLQSIRVAEKITQKVEGQLSKSQKEFLLRQQMRAIKEELGDNDDDEDDMAALERKMQSAGMPPNVWKHAHRELRRLKKMQPQQPGYSSSRAYLELLADLPWQNASEERELNLKAAKECVDSDHYGLAKVKQRIIEYLAVRKLKPDARGPVLCFVGPPGVGKTSLASSIAAALGRKFIRISLGGVKDEADIRGHRRTYIGSMPGRLVEGIKRVGVSNPVMLLDEIDKTGSDVRGDPASALLEVLDPEQNKTFNDHYLNVPFDLSKVIFIATANRAQPIPPPLLDRMEVIELPGYTPEEKLRIAMRHLIPRVLDQHGLRSEFLQIPESMVKLVIQNYTREAGVRSLERNLAALARAAAVRVAEQEQTLPLSNDVHQMSTSLLDTRIAEGTAEVEMEVIPMGVNNHEISNALRSSSALVVDEAMVEKVLGPPRFDDRETAERVTTPGVSVGLVWTTFGGEVQFVEASTMAGKGELHLTGQLGDVIKESAQIALTWVRARAADLKLVAAGNINLMDGQDIHIHFPAGAVPKDGPSAGVTLVTSLVSLLSQQRVRPDTAMTGEMTLRGLVLPVGGIKDKVLAAHRYGIKRVIIPERNFKDLVEVPATVLSSLEILLVKRVEDVLEHAFSTGCPWRQHSKL, translated from the exons ATGGCGGAATCGGTAGAATTACCGAGTCGATTAGCGATTTTACCGTTTAGAAACAAGGTTTTGTTACCTGGTGCAATCATTCGAATCCGGTGTACTTCACCAAGCAG TGTGAAATTAGTGGAACAAGAGTTATGGCAGAGGGAAGAGAAGGGTTTGATTGGTGTCTTGCCTGTTAGAGATGCTGCTGAGGGTACATCTATTGGTTCAGTATTGTCTCAGG GTGTTGTAACTGATTCTGGGGAAAGAACCCCGAAATCTCCTTTGGCAACTTCAGATACTCATAAGCTAGATGGCAAGAATCAGCCAGAAGTACAATGGCATACCAG GGGAGTTGCTGCGAGAGCTTTGCATCTCTCTAGAGGTGTTGAGAAACCAAGTGGGAGGGTCACGTACATAGTTGTTCTTGAGGGACTGTGCAGGTTTAGTGTCCAAGAACTTAGTGTTAGAGGAACATATCACATTGCTAAGATTTCTCGCCTTGATATGACGAAGCCTG AAATGGATCTAGCAGAACAAGATCCAGACCTTATATCGTTGTCTCGCCAATTCAAAGCTACTGCCATGGAGCTGATATCTGTACTTGAGCAG AAGCAGAAAACAATAGGAAGGACAAAAGTTCTTCTGGATACTGTTCCTGTACACAGGCTTGCTGATATATTTGTTGCTAGCTTTGAAATAAGCTTTGAGGAGCAGCTTTCCATGCTGGACTCAGTTGATTTAAAAGTCAGGCTTTCAAAAGCTACGGAGTTGGTTGACAGGCATTTACAG TCAATTCGTGTAGCTGAAAAGATAACTCAGAAAGTAGAAGGACAGTTGTCAAAGTCACAGAAAGAATTTCTTCTGCGTCAGcag ATGAGGGCAATTAAAGAGGAGCTTGgtgacaatgatgatgatgaagacgatatgGCTGCACTGGAAAGAAAGATGCAGAGCGCAGGAATGCCTCCTAATGTCTGGAAGCATGCACACAGGGAGTTACG GCGATTGAAAAAAATGCAACCGCAGCAACCTGGATATAGTAGTTCACGTGCTTACCTGGAGCTGCTTGCTGATTTACCCTGGCAAAATGCTAGCGAGGAACGTGAACTGAACTTAAAAGCTGCAAAAGAGTGTGTTGACAGTGACCATTATGGTTTAGCCAAAGTAAAACAACGGATTATTGAATATTTGGCTGTTCGTAAG CTCAAACCAGATGCCAGAGGTCCAGTTCTGTGTTTTGTGGGTCCACCAGGGGTTGGGAAGACATCTTTGGCATCATCTATTGCTGCGGCCCTCGGCAGAAAGTTCATACGAATATCTCTAGGCGGTGTGAAGGACGAAGCTGATATTAGAGGGCATAGGAGGACTTACATAGGAAGTATGCCAGGGAGGCTTGTTGAAGGGATAAAG cGAGTAGGTGTTAGCAATCCAGTAATGCTGCTTGACGAGATTGACAAGACTGGTTCTGATGTCCGAGGGGATCCTGCTTCAGCACTTCTGGAGGTTCTTGATCCAGAGCAGAACAAAACATTCAATGATCA CTACTTAAATGTTCCTTTCGATCTTTCAAAGGTGATTTTTATTGCAACTGCAAATAGAGCTCAACCTATTCCTCCGCCTCTCTTAGACAGAATGGAAGTCATTGAGCTGCCTGGGTATACACCAGAAGAGAAACTAAGAATAGCCATGCGGCATCTGATTCCCCGAGTTCTGGATCAGCATGGTTTAAGATCTGAGTTTCTTCAAATACCTGAG AGCATGGTGAAACTTGTAATCCAGAATTATACAAGAGAAGCTGGTGTCAGAAGTTTAGAGAGGAACTTAGCTGCCTTGGCTCGTGCAGCAGCGGTTAGAGTTGCTGAGCAAGAGCAAACTCTTCCACTCAGTAATGATGTACACCAGATGTCAACATCGCTTCTGGATACCAGAATTGCGGAGGGGACTGCTGAAGTGGAGATGGAAGTTATTCCGATGGGTGTTAACAATCATGAGATATCAAATGCTTTAAGGAGTTCTTCAGCTTTGGTTGTAGATGAGGCCATGGTTGAAAAAGTACTAGGG CCTCCAAGATTCGATGACAGAGAAACTGCAGAACGAGTTACAACTCCTGGAGTATCAGTTGGGCTTGTGTGGACCACCTTCGGTGGGGAGGTTCAGTTTGTGGAGGCCTCAACAATGGCGGGGAAGGGTGAGTTGCATCTCACTGGACAGCTAGGCGATGTTATTAAAGAATCAGCACAAATAGCACTTACTTGG GTAAGAGCAAGAGCAGCGGACCTCAAGTTGGTGGCTGCTGGGAACATTAATTTGATGGATGGACAAGATATTCATATACATTTTCCCGCAGGGGCTGTACCAAAAGACGGTCCTTCTGCAGGTGTGACTTTGGTGACATCGTTAGTTTCTCTGCTTAGTCAACAAAGAGTAAGACCAGATACAGCAATGACTGGGGAAATGACTCTGAGGGGATTGGTATTACCGGTCGGTGGTATCAAGGATAAG GTCCTAGCTGCACATCGGTATGGTATAAAGAGAGTTATCATACCAGAAAGAAACTTCAAAGATCTGGTTGAAGTACCAGCAACTGTTCTTTCTAGCCTGGAG ATATTGCTTGTGAAGCGTGTGGAAGACGTGTTGGAGCATGCCTTTAGTACTGGATGCCCTTGGAGACAACATTCCAAGTTATGA